A DNA window from Hoplias malabaricus isolate fHopMal1 chromosome 5, fHopMal1.hap1, whole genome shotgun sequence contains the following coding sequences:
- the tmem269 gene encoding transmembrane protein 269 isoform X2 yields MILLTPSSGFFQRTNKLFLRERASWVQLKEFARKNAANALSVANMVMGMASILSSLNGHHYAACWLVLIGYLLDLADGAVARQLNACSALGAKLDDFADFTTFGIATSLLLRTPSLLDNLLCMCYVMSVFIRLCFFSSGIPFMYRGLPCIYSSAILACTSLLTGGNMAVLRVTAVAMILFMVSQGFYPHDRVLESQAWKKAVYAGGVVMVFCSSFPPACVYYLLWSVSYILFPTALWSCKV; encoded by the exons ATGATCCTGCTCACTCCATCCTCTG GCTTTTTCCAGCGCACCAACAAACTGTTCCTGAGAGAACGGGCCAGCTGGGTCCAGCTGAAGGAGTTTGCCCGTAAAAATGCTGCCAATGCTCTTTCTGTTGCCAACATGGTCATGGGGATGGCTTCCATTCTCAGCAGCCTCAATGG CCACCATTACGCGGCCTGTTGGCTGGTACTGATTGGTTACCTGCTGGATTTGGCAGATGGAGCAGTCGCTAGGCAACTGAACGCCTGTTCTGCACTGG GCGCCAAACTGGACGATTTTGCTGATTTCACAACATTCGGAATTGCAACTTCACTGCTCTTAAGGACTCCTAGCCTCCTGGATAATCTCCTCTGCATGTGCTATGTGATGTCTGTGTTCATTCGCCTCTGCTTTTTCTCTAGCG GGATTCCTTTCATGTACCGTGGCTTGCCATGCATCTACTCCTCTGCCATTCTTGCCTGCACCTCTCTCCTTACTGGAGGTAACATGGCTGTGCTTCGAGTCACTGCTGTGGCCATGATCCTCTTCATGGTGAGCCAGGGCTTCTACCCTCATGACAGAGTGTTAGAGTCCCAAGCCTGGAAAAAAGCGGTATATGCAGGAG GTGTTGTTATGGTTTTCTGCTCCTCATTTCCACCTGCTTGTGTGTATTACTTGCTATGGTCAGTTTCCTACATTTTGTTCCCAACGGCCCTTTGGAGCTGCAAAGTGTAA
- the tmem269 gene encoding transmembrane protein 269 isoform X4: MVMGMASILSSLNGHHYAACWLVLIGYLLDLADGAVARQLNACSALGAKLDDFADFTTFGIATSLLLRTPSLLDNLLCMCYVMSVFIRLCFFSSGIPFMYRGLPCIYSSAILACTSLLTGGNMAVLRVTAVAMILFMVSQGFYPHDRVLESQAWKKAVYAGGVVMVFCSSFPPACVYYLLWSVSYILFPTALWSCKV; the protein is encoded by the exons ATGGTCATGGGGATGGCTTCCATTCTCAGCAGCCTCAATGG CCACCATTACGCGGCCTGTTGGCTGGTACTGATTGGTTACCTGCTGGATTTGGCAGATGGAGCAGTCGCTAGGCAACTGAACGCCTGTTCTGCACTGG GCGCCAAACTGGACGATTTTGCTGATTTCACAACATTCGGAATTGCAACTTCACTGCTCTTAAGGACTCCTAGCCTCCTGGATAATCTCCTCTGCATGTGCTATGTGATGTCTGTGTTCATTCGCCTCTGCTTTTTCTCTAGCG GGATTCCTTTCATGTACCGTGGCTTGCCATGCATCTACTCCTCTGCCATTCTTGCCTGCACCTCTCTCCTTACTGGAGGTAACATGGCTGTGCTTCGAGTCACTGCTGTGGCCATGATCCTCTTCATGGTGAGCCAGGGCTTCTACCCTCATGACAGAGTGTTAGAGTCCCAAGCCTGGAAAAAAGCGGTATATGCAGGAG GTGTTGTTATGGTTTTCTGCTCCTCATTTCCACCTGCTTGTGTGTATTACTTGCTATGGTCAGTTTCCTACATTTTGTTCCCAACGGCCCTTTGGAGCTGCAAAGTGTAA
- the tmem269 gene encoding transmembrane protein 269 isoform X1 translates to MVLSLNISVAECFFQRTNKLFLRERASWVQLKEFARKNAANALSVANMVMGMASILSSLNGHHYAACWLVLIGYLLDLADGAVARQLNACSALGAKLDDFADFTTFGIATSLLLRTPSLLDNLLCMCYVMSVFIRLCFFSSGIPFMYRGLPCIYSSAILACTSLLTGGNMAVLRVTAVAMILFMVSQGFYPHDRVLESQAWKKAVYAGGVVMVFCSSFPPACVYYLLWSVSYILFPTALWSCKV, encoded by the exons ATGGTGCTCAGTCTGAACATCTCTGTGGCTGAGT GCTTTTTCCAGCGCACCAACAAACTGTTCCTGAGAGAACGGGCCAGCTGGGTCCAGCTGAAGGAGTTTGCCCGTAAAAATGCTGCCAATGCTCTTTCTGTTGCCAACATGGTCATGGGGATGGCTTCCATTCTCAGCAGCCTCAATGG CCACCATTACGCGGCCTGTTGGCTGGTACTGATTGGTTACCTGCTGGATTTGGCAGATGGAGCAGTCGCTAGGCAACTGAACGCCTGTTCTGCACTGG GCGCCAAACTGGACGATTTTGCTGATTTCACAACATTCGGAATTGCAACTTCACTGCTCTTAAGGACTCCTAGCCTCCTGGATAATCTCCTCTGCATGTGCTATGTGATGTCTGTGTTCATTCGCCTCTGCTTTTTCTCTAGCG GGATTCCTTTCATGTACCGTGGCTTGCCATGCATCTACTCCTCTGCCATTCTTGCCTGCACCTCTCTCCTTACTGGAGGTAACATGGCTGTGCTTCGAGTCACTGCTGTGGCCATGATCCTCTTCATGGTGAGCCAGGGCTTCTACCCTCATGACAGAGTGTTAGAGTCCCAAGCCTGGAAAAAAGCGGTATATGCAGGAG GTGTTGTTATGGTTTTCTGCTCCTCATTTCCACCTGCTTGTGTGTATTACTTGCTATGGTCAGTTTCCTACATTTTGTTCCCAACGGCCCTTTGGAGCTGCAAAGTGTAA
- the tmem269 gene encoding transmembrane protein 269 isoform X3, with the protein MFCFFQRTNKLFLRERASWVQLKEFARKNAANALSVANMVMGMASILSSLNGHHYAACWLVLIGYLLDLADGAVARQLNACSALGAKLDDFADFTTFGIATSLLLRTPSLLDNLLCMCYVMSVFIRLCFFSSGIPFMYRGLPCIYSSAILACTSLLTGGNMAVLRVTAVAMILFMVSQGFYPHDRVLESQAWKKAVYAGGVVMVFCSSFPPACVYYLLWSVSYILFPTALWSCKV; encoded by the exons ATGTTTT GCTTTTTCCAGCGCACCAACAAACTGTTCCTGAGAGAACGGGCCAGCTGGGTCCAGCTGAAGGAGTTTGCCCGTAAAAATGCTGCCAATGCTCTTTCTGTTGCCAACATGGTCATGGGGATGGCTTCCATTCTCAGCAGCCTCAATGG CCACCATTACGCGGCCTGTTGGCTGGTACTGATTGGTTACCTGCTGGATTTGGCAGATGGAGCAGTCGCTAGGCAACTGAACGCCTGTTCTGCACTGG GCGCCAAACTGGACGATTTTGCTGATTTCACAACATTCGGAATTGCAACTTCACTGCTCTTAAGGACTCCTAGCCTCCTGGATAATCTCCTCTGCATGTGCTATGTGATGTCTGTGTTCATTCGCCTCTGCTTTTTCTCTAGCG GGATTCCTTTCATGTACCGTGGCTTGCCATGCATCTACTCCTCTGCCATTCTTGCCTGCACCTCTCTCCTTACTGGAGGTAACATGGCTGTGCTTCGAGTCACTGCTGTGGCCATGATCCTCTTCATGGTGAGCCAGGGCTTCTACCCTCATGACAGAGTGTTAGAGTCCCAAGCCTGGAAAAAAGCGGTATATGCAGGAG GTGTTGTTATGGTTTTCTGCTCCTCATTTCCACCTGCTTGTGTGTATTACTTGCTATGGTCAGTTTCCTACATTTTGTTCCCAACGGCCCTTTGGAGCTGCAAAGTGTAA
- the si:ch73-206d17.1 gene encoding tyrosine-protein kinase STYK1 isoform X1, with protein MKSIFPEELHGVECSERDEEGSGPLALIIIPSLLAISTLTVVSLIIWSFLTKKASFQRNVVFLQRGNGPSVQPTLPALAPGPDALSSWEMPAHCVLEEVEFFKNGHYGPMCKGQLRQDGTVTAVVVKTLKGDSDSQEAKTFVELAFFHAAISKHDNVERMLHCQTQRFPMYLMFEAILPGNLLHFLWSLQEGSSGTLGLDHQLLGFSERSAYVVAKQVASGLDYLLSEHRLIHGDVAARSMLIGPGFSVKVSGLTTAFESRRTGTLGKAEGPQVPLKWQAPERLMRLPMTTKSDVWSFGILIYELMTLGAPPFPELDPSEMFLKTLANYKIKRPQHCGGALYDLLKYCCMWDFKDRPAYPAIIKLLDSYVHLADTKPLRTAQSMDVCEYRRRAGLPP; from the exons ATGAAGAGCATATTTCCAGAGGAGCTACACGGTGTAGAATGTAGTGAAAGAG ATGAGGAAGGCTCAGGTCCGTTAGCACTCATCATCATCCCCAGTCTCCTGGCTATTAGCACACTGACAGTTGTCAGTCTGATCATATGGAGCTTCCTGACAAAGAAAGCATCGTTTCAGAGGAACGTGGTTTTCCTTCAGCGTGGAAATG GTCCTTCAGTCCAGCCGACTCTCCCTGCTTTAGCACCTGGGCCTGATGCTCTGAGCTCGTGGGAGATGCCTGCCCACTGCGTCCTGGAGGAGGTGGAGTTTTTTAAAAACGGACACTATGGACCGATGTGCAAGGGCCAACTAAGACAGGACGGGACTGTCACTGCTGTGGTGGTTAAAACTCTGAAGG GGGACTCAGATAGTCAGGAGGCTAAAACATTTGTGGAATTGGCGTTTTTCCACGCAGCTATAAGCAAACATGACAATGTAGAACGGATGCTGCACTGCCAGACACAGCGCTTTCCCATGTACCTGATGTTTGAAGCGATTCTTCCAGGAAACCTACTGCATTTTCTGTGGAGTCTTCAAGAG GGTTCGTCTGGGACCCTGGGTCTGGATCATCAGCTGCTGGGCTTTTCAGAGAGGTCTGCTTATGTAGTGGCCAAACAAGTGGCATCCGGTCTG GACTACTTGCTCTCAGAACACAGGCTGATCCATGGTGATGTTGCTGCCCGCAGCATGTTAATTggcccagggttctctgtgaaAGTGTCCGGACTGACTACAGCTTTTGAATCACGGCGGACAGGGACACTAGGAAAGGCAGAGGGACCCCAAGTGCCTCTGAAATGGCAGGCACCAGAGCGACTGATGAGGCTTCCCATGACAACCAAAAGTGATGT GTGGTCTTTTGGAATCCTCATTTATGAGCTGATGACTTTAG GTGCTCCTCCCTTCCCTGAACTGGATCCATCAGAGATGTTTCTCAAGACTTTGGccaattacaaaataaaaagaccACAACACTGTGGAGGAGCCCT GTACGACCTCTTGAAATACTGCTGCATGTGGGACTTTAAGGACCGCCCAGCGTACCCTGCCATCATCAAACTGCTTGATTCTTATGTGCACTTGGCTGATACAAAACCCCTCCGCACCGCTCAAAGCATGGACGTCTGTGAATACAGGAGGAGGGCGGGATTGCCACCATAA
- the si:ch73-206d17.1 gene encoding tyrosine-protein kinase STYK1 isoform X2 has product MDEQVACNISSAECDEEGSGPLALIIIPSLLAISTLTVVSLIIWSFLTKKASFQRNVVFLQRGNGPSVQPTLPALAPGPDALSSWEMPAHCVLEEVEFFKNGHYGPMCKGQLRQDGTVTAVVVKTLKGDSDSQEAKTFVELAFFHAAISKHDNVERMLHCQTQRFPMYLMFEAILPGNLLHFLWSLQEGSSGTLGLDHQLLGFSERSAYVVAKQVASGLDYLLSEHRLIHGDVAARSMLIGPGFSVKVSGLTTAFESRRTGTLGKAEGPQVPLKWQAPERLMRLPMTTKSDVWSFGILIYELMTLGAPPFPELDPSEMFLKTLANYKIKRPQHCGGALYDLLKYCCMWDFKDRPAYPAIIKLLDSYVHLADTKPLRTAQSMDVCEYRRRAGLPP; this is encoded by the exons ATGGATGAGCAAGTGGCATGCAACATCTCCAGCGCTGAATGTG ATGAGGAAGGCTCAGGTCCGTTAGCACTCATCATCATCCCCAGTCTCCTGGCTATTAGCACACTGACAGTTGTCAGTCTGATCATATGGAGCTTCCTGACAAAGAAAGCATCGTTTCAGAGGAACGTGGTTTTCCTTCAGCGTGGAAATG GTCCTTCAGTCCAGCCGACTCTCCCTGCTTTAGCACCTGGGCCTGATGCTCTGAGCTCGTGGGAGATGCCTGCCCACTGCGTCCTGGAGGAGGTGGAGTTTTTTAAAAACGGACACTATGGACCGATGTGCAAGGGCCAACTAAGACAGGACGGGACTGTCACTGCTGTGGTGGTTAAAACTCTGAAGG GGGACTCAGATAGTCAGGAGGCTAAAACATTTGTGGAATTGGCGTTTTTCCACGCAGCTATAAGCAAACATGACAATGTAGAACGGATGCTGCACTGCCAGACACAGCGCTTTCCCATGTACCTGATGTTTGAAGCGATTCTTCCAGGAAACCTACTGCATTTTCTGTGGAGTCTTCAAGAG GGTTCGTCTGGGACCCTGGGTCTGGATCATCAGCTGCTGGGCTTTTCAGAGAGGTCTGCTTATGTAGTGGCCAAACAAGTGGCATCCGGTCTG GACTACTTGCTCTCAGAACACAGGCTGATCCATGGTGATGTTGCTGCCCGCAGCATGTTAATTggcccagggttctctgtgaaAGTGTCCGGACTGACTACAGCTTTTGAATCACGGCGGACAGGGACACTAGGAAAGGCAGAGGGACCCCAAGTGCCTCTGAAATGGCAGGCACCAGAGCGACTGATGAGGCTTCCCATGACAACCAAAAGTGATGT GTGGTCTTTTGGAATCCTCATTTATGAGCTGATGACTTTAG GTGCTCCTCCCTTCCCTGAACTGGATCCATCAGAGATGTTTCTCAAGACTTTGGccaattacaaaataaaaagaccACAACACTGTGGAGGAGCCCT GTACGACCTCTTGAAATACTGCTGCATGTGGGACTTTAAGGACCGCCCAGCGTACCCTGCCATCATCAAACTGCTTGATTCTTATGTGCACTTGGCTGATACAAAACCCCTCCGCACCGCTCAAAGCATGGACGTCTGTGAATACAGGAGGAGGGCGGGATTGCCACCATAA